A genome region from Arachidicoccus soli includes the following:
- a CDS encoding helix-turn-helix transcriptional regulator → MIFEFTANSDFDFLRDFGKKFKVPVIDNRLIIPKSLGEGSIRKVDFDENFRLLIHRYKFKQEFVFKRNAPLHRHDNIAIFFYNTEPPINLLTDNLTAYNQDSAIEIGSSDLSSLIRFPANKEIYFTVVGIKSTILSDLLRIKNPNAVLKTIIENKATFIYHENITLEVEKLLNQLSEINEQNQLDNFYYRIKVEELLYLLFSKLLDREAKRHSLINKTDIESLFAIQAAILADLSTPPKLNILAKMANMSETKMKLLFKQIFGDTIYNYYQKFRMEEAAFLLKHGGNTVSEVGYQLGFSNLSHFSKLFQKHYGNTPKKYTSVG, encoded by the coding sequence ATGATCTTTGAATTTACTGCAAATTCAGACTTCGACTTTCTCCGAGACTTTGGAAAGAAGTTTAAAGTACCTGTTATTGATAATCGGTTAATAATTCCTAAATCATTGGGTGAAGGCAGTATTCGTAAAGTAGATTTTGATGAAAATTTCAGGTTACTTATTCATCGATATAAATTCAAGCAAGAGTTTGTATTTAAACGGAATGCTCCCTTACATCGACACGATAATATTGCAATCTTTTTTTACAACACAGAACCTCCTATAAACTTATTAACGGATAATCTAACAGCCTATAACCAGGATTCTGCTATTGAGATTGGCTCAAGTGATTTAAGCTCTTTAATTCGATTTCCTGCTAACAAGGAGATATATTTTACAGTGGTGGGTATAAAATCTACCATTCTCTCAGACTTACTCCGAATTAAAAATCCAAACGCAGTTTTAAAAACCATTATTGAAAATAAAGCAACATTTATTTACCATGAAAATATAACTTTAGAAGTGGAGAAATTGCTCAATCAACTTTCTGAAATTAATGAACAAAATCAATTAGATAATTTTTATTATAGAATAAAAGTGGAAGAACTCTTGTATTTATTGTTCAGTAAATTATTGGATAGAGAAGCGAAGCGTCATAGCCTCATCAACAAAACAGATATTGAAAGTTTATTTGCAATACAAGCTGCTATTCTTGCTGATTTAAGTACACCTCCAAAACTCAATATTCTTGCAAAAATGGCAAATATGAGTGAAACAAAGATGAAACTATTATTCAAACAAATTTTTGGCGACACCATATACAATTACTATCAAAAATTCAGAATGGAAGAAGCGGCTTTTCTCTTAAAGCACGGTGGAAACACAGTTTCAGAAGTTGGCTATCAATTGGGGTTTTCAAACTTAAGTCATTTCAGCAAACTCTTTCAAAAGCATTACGGCAACACGCCTAAAAAATACACTTCTGTCGGATAG
- the ygiD gene encoding 4,5-DOPA-extradiol-dioxygenase, translating into MTSLNALYNASQLFSNTEKMPVLFLGHGNPMNAIEENEFVNGFRNIAKTLPTPNAILCVSAHWFTNGTMVTAMEMPKTIHDFGGFPKALFDVQYPAKGAPALAKETKELLLPTIVALDEKWGLDHGSWSVIKHLYPNANIPVIQLSIDYTKPAQYHFELAQKLNTLRNKGILIIGSGNIIHNLRLVDFPNFDKENYGYEWAIEARATINNYLLDGDYQPLIEYTKLSKAIQLAIPTPDHYLPLIYTLGLQQKSENLYLFNDKLVAGSMSMTSLKIG; encoded by the coding sequence ATGACAAGTTTAAACGCACTATACAATGCATCACAGTTATTTTCTAATACAGAAAAAATGCCTGTGTTATTTCTTGGACACGGAAATCCGATGAATGCCATTGAAGAAAATGAATTTGTAAATGGATTTAGGAATATCGCCAAAACATTACCGACCCCGAATGCAATACTTTGTGTTTCGGCTCATTGGTTTACGAATGGGACAATGGTAACTGCGATGGAAATGCCTAAAACAATTCATGATTTTGGTGGATTTCCAAAAGCATTATTTGATGTTCAATACCCTGCTAAGGGGGCTCCTGCATTGGCAAAAGAAACGAAAGAACTGTTATTGCCTACTATCGTAGCATTAGATGAAAAATGGGGATTGGATCACGGTTCTTGGAGTGTAATTAAACATTTGTATCCGAATGCAAATATTCCGGTCATCCAACTAAGTATTGATTATACTAAACCTGCACAATACCATTTTGAATTAGCTCAAAAATTAAACACACTGCGCAATAAAGGAATATTAATTATTGGCAGCGGTAACATTATTCATAACTTAAGATTGGTGGACTTTCCAAATTTTGACAAAGAAAACTATGGGTATGAATGGGCAATAGAAGCAAGAGCAACAATAAACAATTATTTACTTGACGGAGATTATCAACCATTGATTGAATATACCAAACTGTCAAAAGCCATACAGCTGGCCATCCCTACGCCAGATCATTATTTACCATTAATTTACACTTTAGGTTTGCAGCAGAAAAGCGAAAACTTATATTTATTTAATGATAAGTTAGTTGCAGGAAGCATGAGTATGACCAGCTTGAAAATTGGATAG
- a CDS encoding YceI family protein: MTNSTTWVIDPLHSEVLFKIKHLVISTVTGSFRKFEGNIISQGADFSNAKVSILIDVKSIDTNQSQRDGHLLSGDFFEADVYPNITFESTSVVKADENDYKMAGNLTMKGVTKPVELNVAYGGSEDNGHGVLKHGFEVTGVINRREFGMTWNKLTDTGGLGLGEDIKLNANIQIAQLAE, from the coding sequence ATGACAAATTCAACTACTTGGGTAATTGACCCATTGCACTCCGAAGTGCTGTTTAAAATTAAGCATTTAGTTATTTCTACAGTAACCGGGTCATTCCGGAAATTTGAAGGAAATATCATTAGCCAAGGGGCAGATTTTAGTAATGCCAAAGTGTCTATTTTAATAGATGTAAAAAGTATCGACACCAATCAATCTCAAAGAGATGGACATTTACTAAGCGGCGATTTTTTTGAAGCTGATGTATATCCAAATATAACTTTTGAATCCACCTCCGTAGTGAAAGCAGATGAAAATGATTACAAGATGGCTGGCAATTTAACGATGAAAGGTGTCACTAAACCGGTGGAATTAAACGTAGCTTATGGTGGGTCTGAAGACAATGGGCATGGTGTTCTAAAACATGGCTTTGAAGTAACTGGAGTTATTAATCGAAGAGAATTTGGAATGACTTGGAATAAGCTAACAGACACAGGTGGTCTGGGTTTGGGCGAGGATATCAAACTTAATGCAAATATTCAAATTGCACAATTAGCTGAATAA
- a CDS encoding winged helix-turn-helix transcriptional regulator, whose product MSQKEEVCQHKLMISRDTLEVIQGKWRLPIIISLIHGNKRFGEIQRDISSISPKMLSQELKALEMNKIIKRTLYDTMPVTTEYALTELGSSMNKLLDELINWGLHFRKEVLGK is encoded by the coding sequence ATGAGTCAGAAAGAAGAAGTTTGCCAGCATAAATTGATGATTTCGCGAGACACATTGGAAGTTATCCAAGGAAAATGGCGTTTGCCAATTATCATTTCTTTAATCCATGGCAACAAACGATTTGGAGAAATACAAAGAGATATTTCAAGCATTTCTCCGAAAATGCTATCACAAGAATTAAAGGCTTTGGAAATGAATAAAATCATTAAAAGAACGCTTTACGATACCATGCCGGTAACCACAGAATACGCTTTGACAGAATTGGGCTCTTCAATGAACAAACTTTTAGATGAGTTAATCAATTGGGGGCTTCATTTTAGGAAGGAAGTTTTAGGCAAATAG
- a CDS encoding zinc-binding dehydrogenase — protein MKELMKAICLTTENKVKLQDVPKPQKAKQGHLLIKMVACGINAGDIAFIAGNFPKGSIPVSQYDIRGVSGVGIVIEVGEGVLPKYMGMKVAIYRSLKFDESIIGTWCEIAHIHYQHCVLLPDTVNMEDYSGSLVNIITPYAFLQQITEEGHRGIICTAGNSATGIAMLGICIANNFPIISLVRTQDGKKELEMLGAKNILVQTDDDFKQQLKELAQQLATTAVFDGVGGEILNRIIDVLPFNSTIYSYGYLGGAPQLTLHTSLLMKGITIKGFGNFRTKTVQNPQLLEKALNDISEIIEMPHFKTKIGKKFKFEDINEALVFSSITGGKAVLYPTSIQ, from the coding sequence ATGAAAGAATTAATGAAGGCTATTTGTTTGACCACTGAGAACAAGGTTAAACTACAGGATGTTCCTAAGCCCCAAAAAGCAAAACAAGGGCATCTATTAATTAAAATGGTTGCCTGCGGAATCAATGCTGGTGACATTGCTTTTATTGCCGGCAATTTCCCTAAAGGCTCTATACCTGTAAGTCAATATGATATTCGTGGTGTATCGGGTGTGGGAATTGTAATAGAAGTTGGTGAAGGTGTTCTGCCGAAATATATGGGGATGAAAGTCGCTATTTATCGCTCACTAAAATTTGATGAAAGTATTATAGGCACCTGGTGCGAAATAGCACATATCCATTACCAACACTGTGTGCTTCTTCCAGATACTGTGAATATGGAAGACTATTCAGGTTCGTTGGTGAACATTATTACACCTTATGCTTTTCTACAACAGATTACAGAAGAGGGGCATAGAGGTATTATTTGCACTGCAGGAAATTCAGCAACAGGAATTGCGATGTTGGGTATTTGTATTGCCAACAATTTCCCTATCATTTCACTAGTAAGAACGCAAGATGGTAAAAAAGAATTGGAAATGCTCGGCGCAAAAAATATTCTTGTGCAGACAGACGATGATTTCAAACAACAATTAAAAGAATTGGCGCAACAATTGGCAACAACAGCAGTTTTTGATGGAGTTGGGGGTGAGATTTTAAATAGAATAATTGATGTATTGCCATTTAATTCTACCATTTATTCTTATGGTTATCTTGGCGGCGCACCCCAATTGACACTGCATACTAGCCTACTAATGAAAGGAATTACAATAAAAGGATTTGGCAATTTTAGAACAAAAACTGTACAAAATCCGCAGCTTTTAGAAAAAGCCTTAAACGACATTTCTGAAATTATCGAAATGCCTCATTTTAAGACCAAAATAGGGAAGAAATTTAAGTTTGAAGATATTAACGAGGCGCTTGTATTTTCTTCAATAACTGGTGGAAAAGCAGTATTATATCCAACTTCTATCCAATAA
- a CDS encoding winged helix-turn-helix transcriptional regulator, whose translation MTAIKTSSTNQINKRVIVTKCPVTFTLHMIGGRWKPLIINCLLTGTKRYGEIRKAIPAISEKMLIQNLKELEADDLLIRNAKPVVPPHVEYRLSECGEELRPVLLSMKKWALKHNI comes from the coding sequence ATGACAGCTATAAAAACTTCTTCAACAAATCAGATTAACAAAAGAGTAATTGTTACCAAATGCCCTGTTACATTTACTTTACATATGATAGGAGGACGTTGGAAACCTCTCATTATTAATTGTTTGCTTACGGGTACAAAACGTTATGGTGAGATTAGAAAAGCCATTCCGGCCATTTCCGAAAAAATGTTGATTCAGAATTTAAAAGAATTAGAAGCCGATGACCTCCTTATTCGTAATGCAAAGCCAGTTGTTCCACCACATGTAGAATATCGTCTTTCGGAATGTGGCGAGGAATTAAGACCCGTTTTGTTATCGATGAAAAAGTGGGCATTAAAACATAATATTTGA